The proteins below come from a single Isoptericola dokdonensis DS-3 genomic window:
- a CDS encoding NUMOD3 domain-containing DNA-binding protein: MGIIYGIRLKDSNEYRYIGLTTWSSSRRLRRHLSNARAGRKTPYYDWLRKHQEDVVVDQLYTERESLTRLGEAEILWIAALRAEGHRLLNLSAGGLGPTGVVWTDEMREAARQRSTGRKGVSRPGPLGPFYGMQHTPEQRAKWSRDRKGTFVGPANPNYGKFGEDHPSFGHTMSPESRAVLSEMRRGERNPNFGKKASPETRAKMSAAQKGVPKPSSARSAHTRYHTNQGRTSPTCKFCISDAQSN, encoded by the coding sequence GTGGGAATCATCTACGGCATCCGACTCAAGGACTCGAACGAGTACCGGTACATCGGACTGACGACCTGGAGTTCGTCGCGTCGCTTGCGGCGACACCTCAGCAATGCACGAGCCGGCCGGAAGACCCCGTACTACGACTGGCTGCGCAAGCATCAGGAGGACGTGGTGGTCGACCAGCTCTACACCGAGCGCGAGAGCCTGACGAGGCTCGGGGAAGCTGAGATCCTCTGGATCGCCGCACTGCGTGCCGAGGGCCATCGGCTGCTCAACCTCTCCGCCGGTGGGCTCGGGCCCACCGGCGTGGTGTGGACCGACGAGATGCGCGAAGCCGCAAGGCAGCGGTCGACCGGACGGAAGGGAGTGAGCAGGCCCGGGCCGCTCGGGCCCTTCTACGGGATGCAGCACACGCCGGAGCAGAGGGCGAAGTGGTCGCGGGACCGCAAGGGAACGTTCGTCGGTCCCGCGAACCCGAACTACGGGAAGTTCGGCGAGGACCACCCGAGCTTCGGGCACACCATGTCGCCCGAGTCGCGTGCGGTGCTCTCAGAGATGCGCCGCGGCGAGCGGAATCCGAACTTCGGGAAGAAGGCGAGCCCGGAGACGCGCGCGAAGATGTCCGCCGCGCAGAAGGGCGTGCCCAAGCCGTCGAGCGCCCGGAGCGCTCACACTCGGTACCACACGAACCAAGGCCGTACGAGCCCTACCTGCAAGTTCTGTATCTCGGACGCGCAGAGCAACTGA
- the nrdF gene encoding class 1b ribonucleoside-diphosphate reductase subunit beta → MAPTGKLKLIDRVSAINWNRVQDEKDLEVWDRLVGNFWLPEKVPVSNDIQSWNTLSDAEKLMTTRVFTGLTLLDTIQGTVGAVSLIPDALTPHEEAVYTNIAFMESVHAKSYSSIFSTLISTKEIDAAFAWSEENPYLQRKAEIVLEYYRGDDPLKRKVASTMLESFLFYSGFFAPMYWSSRAKLTNTADLIRLIIRDEAVHGYYIGYKFQKSLAKLTPAEQDEMKAYTFDLLFELYENEVEYTDSLYGELGLTEDVKKFLRYNANKALMNLGYEALFPKDETDVNPAILAALSPNADENHDFFSGSGSSYVIGKAVETEDDDWDF, encoded by the coding sequence ATGGCACCCACAGGGAAGCTGAAGCTCATCGATCGCGTCAGTGCGATCAACTGGAACCGCGTGCAGGACGAGAAGGACCTCGAGGTCTGGGACCGGCTCGTCGGCAACTTCTGGCTGCCCGAGAAGGTGCCGGTGTCGAACGACATCCAGTCGTGGAACACCCTGTCGGACGCCGAGAAGCTCATGACGACCCGGGTGTTCACGGGGCTGACGCTGCTCGACACCATCCAGGGGACCGTCGGCGCCGTCTCGCTCATCCCGGACGCCCTCACCCCGCACGAGGAGGCGGTGTACACCAACATCGCGTTCATGGAGTCGGTGCACGCCAAGAGCTACTCCTCGATCTTCTCCACCCTGATCTCCACCAAGGAGATCGACGCCGCGTTCGCGTGGTCCGAGGAGAACCCGTACCTGCAGCGCAAGGCCGAGATCGTCCTCGAGTACTACCGCGGCGACGACCCCCTCAAGCGCAAGGTCGCCTCGACGATGCTCGAGTCGTTCCTCTTCTACTCCGGATTCTTCGCGCCCATGTACTGGTCGAGCCGCGCCAAACTCACCAACACGGCCGACCTCATCCGCCTCATCATCCGCGACGAGGCCGTGCACGGGTACTACATCGGCTACAAGTTCCAGAAGAGCCTCGCGAAGCTCACGCCGGCCGAGCAGGACGAGATGAAGGCCTACACCTTCGACCTGCTCTTCGAGCTCTACGAGAACGAGGTCGAGTACACCGACTCCCTGTACGGAGAGCTCGGCCTCACCGAGGACGTCAAGAAGTTCCTGCGCTACAACGCCAACAAGGCCCTCATGAACCTGGGCTACGAGGCGCTGTTCCCCAAGGACGAGACCGACGTCAACCCGGCCATCCTCGCCGCGCTCAGCCCCAACGCCGACGAGAACCACGACTTCTTCTCCGGCTCGGGCTCGTCCTACGTCATCGGCAAGGCCGTCGAGACCGAGGACGACGACTGGGACTTCTGA
- a CDS encoding phosphoribosyltransferase, translated as MTNDAAREILTWADFGEASRRLAEQVVADGFRPDVVVAIARGGLVPGGAIAYALGTKGVGTMNIEFYTDIGRTLDDPRVLPPLMDTSDLTGSRVLVVDDVADSGRTLELVMRMLDGHGADARAAVLYTKPRSVIRPAYSWRETDRWITFPWSAEPPVEGANTDVVA; from the coding sequence ATGACGAACGACGCCGCACGCGAGATCCTCACCTGGGCCGACTTCGGGGAGGCCTCGCGCCGCCTCGCCGAGCAGGTGGTCGCGGACGGGTTCCGGCCCGACGTCGTCGTCGCGATCGCGCGCGGCGGCCTCGTCCCCGGCGGGGCGATCGCCTACGCGCTCGGCACCAAGGGCGTCGGGACGATGAACATCGAGTTCTACACCGACATCGGCCGCACCCTCGACGACCCGCGCGTCCTGCCGCCGCTCATGGACACGTCCGACCTCACCGGGTCGCGCGTCCTCGTCGTCGACGACGTCGCGGACTCCGGCCGCACCCTCGAGCTCGTCATGCGGATGCTCGACGGCCACGGCGCCGACGCCCGCGCCGCCGTGCTCTACACCAAGCCACGTTCCGTCATCCGCCCCGCGTACTCGTGGCGCGAGACCGACAGGTGGATCACCTTCCCGTGGTCCGCCGAGCCGCCCGTCGAGGGCGCGAACACCGACGTCGTCGCCTGA
- a CDS encoding FKBP-type peptidyl-prolyl cis-trans isomerase, with product MKLRTSVALAATLAATLTLTACGESDGSSDDASPSASASAESSASADATTAPEPTAEDVAALEAVEVDGDAGAEPELVFSDLTVSVPTTRNVDAGDGTELADGMKVTMQYVAYDAAGQKLGSTWETDAPQSFVLGDPSFDLLTEPLTGQQVGARLLIANPTYDAENNPSTVVNLIEIVDAREIPTRAEGEAVEPAEGLPTVTLADDGAPSVEFPEGYEAPDKLVAQTLIKGDGAEVTAEQTVTAHYTGWTLDGTVFDSSWERGEPSSFSLQGVIEGWTEGLAGQTVGSQVLLVIPAEQAYGAEESADNELAGQDLVFVVDILDAD from the coding sequence GTGAAGCTCCGAACCTCCGTCGCCCTCGCCGCGACGCTCGCCGCCACCCTCACGCTGACCGCCTGCGGGGAGAGCGACGGGTCGAGCGACGACGCGTCGCCGTCGGCCTCGGCGTCGGCCGAGTCGTCGGCGTCGGCCGACGCGACGACCGCCCCGGAGCCGACCGCGGAGGACGTCGCGGCGCTCGAGGCCGTCGAGGTCGACGGCGACGCCGGCGCCGAGCCGGAGCTCGTCTTCTCCGACCTCACCGTGTCCGTGCCGACGACCCGCAACGTCGACGCCGGTGACGGCACCGAGCTCGCCGACGGCATGAAGGTCACCATGCAGTACGTCGCCTACGACGCCGCGGGGCAGAAGCTCGGCTCCACCTGGGAGACCGACGCTCCCCAGAGCTTCGTCCTCGGCGACCCGAGCTTCGACCTCCTCACCGAGCCGCTCACCGGCCAGCAGGTCGGGGCGCGCCTCCTCATCGCCAACCCCACCTACGACGCCGAGAACAACCCGTCGACCGTGGTCAACCTCATCGAGATCGTGGACGCCCGCGAGATCCCGACCCGCGCCGAGGGCGAGGCGGTCGAGCCCGCCGAGGGCCTGCCCACCGTCACCCTCGCCGACGACGGCGCCCCGTCCGTCGAGTTCCCCGAGGGCTACGAGGCCCCGGACAAGCTCGTCGCGCAGACCCTCATCAAGGGTGACGGCGCGGAGGTCACCGCCGAGCAGACCGTGACCGCCCACTACACCGGCTGGACGCTCGACGGCACGGTCTTCGACTCCTCCTGGGAGCGCGGGGAGCCGTCGTCCTTCTCGCTGCAGGGCGTCATCGAGGGCTGGACCGAGGGCCTCGCCGGCCAGACCGTCGGCAGCCAGGTGCTGCTCGTCATCCCCGCCGAGCAGGCGTACGGCGCCGAGGAGAGCGCGGACAACGAGCTCGCCGGCCAGGACCTCGTCTTCGTCGTGGACATCCTCGACGCCGACTGA
- a CDS encoding alpha/beta hydrolase, translated as MNDDAATGHQIRSLTVLPGRREDVELHTADGLTLVGELALPADRDPVATLLTFHPLPTHGGYMDSHVYRKAAWRLPELADLAVLRFNTRGTSSPRGTSEGEFDGGEAERFDVAAALELAEFRELPRPWLVGWSFGTELVLKHGADPSIEGAILLSPPLHRATDADLDRWAEFGKPLVVLVPEHDDYLQPTEARERFARVPQAEVIGVDGAKHLWVGEPAVRRVLDEIVAHVLPGHPPLPTHYDGEVTQAPSDGPVPTRG; from the coding sequence ATGAACGACGACGCCGCCACCGGCCACCAGATCCGCTCCCTGACCGTCCTGCCCGGGCGGAGGGAGGACGTCGAGCTGCACACCGCCGACGGCCTCACCCTCGTCGGCGAGCTCGCCCTGCCCGCCGACCGGGACCCCGTCGCGACGCTGCTGACGTTCCACCCGCTGCCCACGCACGGCGGCTACATGGACTCCCACGTGTACCGCAAGGCGGCGTGGCGGCTGCCGGAGCTCGCCGACCTCGCGGTGCTGCGGTTCAACACGCGGGGCACGTCGTCGCCGCGGGGCACGTCCGAGGGGGAGTTCGACGGCGGCGAGGCCGAGCGTTTCGACGTCGCCGCCGCCCTGGAGCTCGCCGAGTTCCGCGAGCTGCCGCGCCCGTGGCTGGTCGGCTGGTCGTTCGGCACCGAGCTCGTACTGAAGCACGGCGCCGACCCGAGCATCGAGGGCGCGATCCTGCTGTCCCCGCCGCTGCACCGCGCCACCGACGCCGACCTCGACCGCTGGGCCGAGTTCGGCAAGCCGCTCGTCGTGCTGGTGCCGGAGCACGACGACTACCTGCAGCCCACCGAGGCGCGCGAGCGCTTCGCCCGGGTGCCGCAGGCCGAGGTGATCGGCGTCGACGGCGCCAAGCACCTGTGGGTGGGGGAGCCCGCCGTGCGTCGCGTGCTCGACGAGATCGTCGCGCACGTCCTGCCCGGCCACCCGCCGCTGCCCACCCACTACGACGGCGAGGTCACCCAGGCCCCGTCCGACGGACCGGTCCCGACGAGAGGATGA
- a CDS encoding alpha/beta fold hydrolase encodes MTSPTLACHVLRDGAGVPLLLLHAFPFDHRMWAPVVTHLPDGLRVLAVDLPGHGHSDLGGIPPSLDAAADAVYATMRAQGEGNVVVAGLSMGGYVALALADRHPDLVHGVGLLDTKSTVDPDEVRANRLEIARTVEDTQTLDAVKGMPAKVLGPTSHLERRSLYPTVDHWIRSQSPAGVAWAQRAMAARPDRTHVVAEFDGPVAIVVGAEDQITPVADAKHLAAASRDATLTIVPNAGHLSAVEEPAAVAAVLAALHTRATRR; translated from the coding sequence ATGACGTCCCCGACCCTGGCGTGCCACGTCCTGCGCGACGGCGCGGGCGTCCCGCTGCTGCTGCTGCACGCGTTCCCGTTCGACCACCGCATGTGGGCGCCGGTGGTCACGCACCTGCCGGACGGCCTGCGCGTGCTCGCCGTCGACCTGCCCGGCCACGGGCACAGCGACCTCGGTGGCATCCCGCCCAGCCTCGACGCCGCCGCCGACGCCGTGTACGCGACGATGCGTGCGCAGGGGGAGGGGAACGTCGTCGTGGCGGGGCTGTCGATGGGCGGCTACGTCGCCCTCGCGCTGGCCGACCGGCACCCCGACCTGGTGCACGGCGTCGGGCTGCTCGACACGAAGTCGACCGTCGACCCCGACGAGGTGCGCGCCAACCGCCTGGAGATCGCGCGGACCGTGGAGGACACCCAGACCCTCGACGCGGTCAAGGGGATGCCCGCCAAGGTGCTCGGCCCGACCAGCCACCTGGAGCGGCGCTCGCTCTACCCGACGGTGGACCACTGGATCCGGTCGCAGTCCCCGGCGGGCGTCGCGTGGGCGCAACGGGCGATGGCAGCGCGCCCCGACCGGACGCACGTGGTGGCCGAGTTCGACGGCCCGGTCGCGATCGTCGTCGGGGCCGAGGATCAGATCACCCCGGTGGCGGACGCCAAGCACTTGGCGGCGGCCTCCCGGGACGCGACCCTGACGATCGTGCCCAACGCCGGTCACCTCAGCGCGGTCGAGGAACCGGCCGCCGTCGCGGCGGTGCTCGCCGCGCTGCACACCCGGGCCACGCGCCGCTGA